DNA sequence from the Myxococcaceae bacterium genome:
TTCCGTATTATCAGACGCGGAAAAGCGTGCTCGTTACGACCGTTTTGGCCATGCTGGATTCTCAGGCCATCATCAAGATGATTTTTCAATCAACTTAAATGATATTTTTGGGGATATTCTCGGCGATCTCTTCGGCCAAGGGACTGGAAACCGCCGTTCTCAGGTTGGACAACGAGGAGCTGACTTGAGATACAATCTCGCCATTCGTTTTGAGGAGGCTGCGTTCGGTATCGAGCGTGAGATCACCTTGAAACGCCTCGATGCTTGCAGCTCTTGCCAAGGTTCCGGGGCCAAAGCAGGCTCCAAGCCCGTTCCCTGCCGAACCTGCGGTGGGCTCGGAGAGGTCCGCATCTCTCAAGGGTTCTTTGCTGTGGCTCAAACCTGCCCACACTGCCAAGGGCTGGGCCAGACGATTAAACATCCTTGCATCGATTGCCGAGGATCTCGACTGAAACAAGTTGAGAAAACTTTGAAAGTCAAGGTCCCTGCAGGCGTTGACACCGGAATGAAACTGAAGTTTAGCGCAGAAGGCGATGAGGGTCTTCAAGGGGGACCTCGAGGCGATCTTTACGTTGTTCTGTCTGTTCAGGATCATCCCATTTTTCGACGCGATGGCCATCACGTCTTCATAGACCTCCCCATTTCTTTTGCGCAAGCCGCTTTGGGAGATCAAATCGAAGTCCCGACTCTCTACGGCCCTTCGATCTTGTCTATCCCGCCTGGAACTCAGACGGGGCACGTTTTTAAATTGACTGGAAAAGGATTTCCAACACTCAAGTCGAGCGGAAACCTTCGAGGTGATCAACTGATTCAAGTAACCCTGACTGTCCCTAAAAAACTGAATGACGCCCAGAAAGAAGCACTGAAGCAATTTGCTGTCTTGATAACAGACGATAGTCAAATGCACGAAAAAAGCTTCTTTGAACGCGTTAAGGATCTTTTATGACCTGGAATGAACAAAGCCCATTTGCCGACCTATTTAATGCTTCTTCCTCCGTACCCAAAATGCAGCTCAGAGTCGGCGAGCGAACTCAAGGTATCATCATTCATTTGTCTAGAGATACTGCTTTTTTAAGCCTGGATGCTAAAAACGAGGCCATGATCCCTATCTCTGAATTGGAGAATCCAGCGATTGGACAGATCATTGAAGCCACGGTTTCATCCTTCGAGGATCAAATCTGGTTGACTCTCAAAGGACAAAAGTCTGCAGGTCCCACTGGAAGCTTGGTGGAAGGCAAAGTGACGGCAGCCAATTCGGGTGGAGTAGAAGTTGATTTAGCTGGTCAGAAAGCTTTCTGCCCCATTGGCCAGTTGGATATTGGTTACATTGAGGATCCGAGCCAATTCATTGGCAAAACTTTATCTTTCTTGGTATCGCAATCTTCGGCCAAACGCCTGACTCTCAACCGTAAAGCTTTGCTTCTTAAAGATCGACAAGAAAAGACCAAGGAACTCCTTGAAACACTGGCACTGGGTCAACGCCTCGAATTACCGGTTTCACGAGTTGCCGACTTCGGCGTATTCGTGGATTTTGGACATGGAATTGAGGGTCTCGTTCCACAGTCCGAGATTGGATATGGAAAAGTCTCAGTAGGAGATCGCGTTTTGGCAGAAATCATACGCATTGAACCCGATCCGAAACGACCCGGCCAAGCTCGCATTTCACTTTCACTCAAAGCAGCTCTCCCAAATCCATTTGAAGTGTATGGCAATCAATTGCTCTCTGGAGCAGCACTCGTCGGAACTGTCTCCAAGATCGAAGGATACGGTGCTTTCGTAACCTTGTTCCCGGGAGTCGATGGCTTGGTTCACATCAGCGAGTTGTCGCAAAAACGCATCCGTCATCCAGATGAAGTTGTCAAATTAGGTGATACCGTAGCCGTTCGAATTCTTGAAGCCGACTCATCAACGAAACGTATTTCACTCACGCTCAAAGAATCCGATGCTGAAAATTCTGCTGGAGCCCCTATGAACTCTACGAAAAGCCTTGGTACTTTAGGAGACTTGATGATTAAATCGATCGCCTAAAATCGGAACAGAACCCAAAGATGCTAAACTACTTGACACGATGTCAGGAGGTTTGGCGAAATGTGGAGGCAGGTTCTCGTTTTCAGTACAATGCTTTGGGTTGGTTGTGTCGGCAGCTCCGTGACTTGCGATCCGACGGTCACGAATCCGAACTGCCCGGATGGCAGAATCTGTGACCCGACGGGCATTTGCCAAAAAACCTGTGTCAGCAATACAGACTGCACCGATCCGGGAACCATCTGCGATTTAAGCGTTCAATCACCTGCCCCATTTCCTCTTTGCCAAAAAGATTGTAGCTCTGCTCTGTGCCCCAACGGGCAGCTTTGTTATCCTCATGTTATCCCATCGACCAACGCTCAAGATGCTGATCAAACCCTGCAAACATGCAAGCAGAAATGCCAGTTTGGAGATGGTATTTGTGGAGTGGAGAATAAGAATTTCAACTGTCAAAGCGTCTTGGGTAG
Encoded proteins:
- the dnaJ gene encoding molecular chaperone DnaJ, with product MKRDYYDVLNLSKGAPDREIKAAYRKLAHEFHPDKNPGNQEAEEKFKEASEAYSVLSDAEKRARYDRFGHAGFSGHHQDDFSINLNDIFGDILGDLFGQGTGNRRSQVGQRGADLRYNLAIRFEEAAFGIEREITLKRLDACSSCQGSGAKAGSKPVPCRTCGGLGEVRISQGFFAVAQTCPHCQGLGQTIKHPCIDCRGSRLKQVEKTLKVKVPAGVDTGMKLKFSAEGDEGLQGGPRGDLYVVLSVQDHPIFRRDGHHVFIDLPISFAQAALGDQIEVPTLYGPSILSIPPGTQTGHVFKLTGKGFPTLKSSGNLRGDQLIQVTLTVPKKLNDAQKEALKQFAVLITDDSQMHEKSFFERVKDLL
- a CDS encoding S1 RNA-binding domain-containing protein translates to MTWNEQSPFADLFNASSSVPKMQLRVGERTQGIIIHLSRDTAFLSLDAKNEAMIPISELENPAIGQIIEATVSSFEDQIWLTLKGQKSAGPTGSLVEGKVTAANSGGVEVDLAGQKAFCPIGQLDIGYIEDPSQFIGKTLSFLVSQSSAKRLTLNRKALLLKDRQEKTKELLETLALGQRLELPVSRVADFGVFVDFGHGIEGLVPQSEIGYGKVSVGDRVLAEIIRIEPDPKRPGQARISLSLKAALPNPFEVYGNQLLSGAALVGTVSKIEGYGAFVTLFPGVDGLVHISELSQKRIRHPDEVVKLGDTVAVRILEADSSTKRISLTLKESDAENSAGAPMNSTKSLGTLGDLMIKSIA